Proteins from a single region of Desulfobacter postgatei 2ac9:
- a CDS encoding LpxI family protein: MNDPEGNSCSSHIGLIAGGGQFPLLFTRKAHEHGYQVIGAGFRSETDPQLAELTHRFEWLYLGQLSKLIRYFKSHGVTRALLMGSISKANIFKDIRPDFKALAFIAKTAGTHDDNILSSFADFLEKQGITLVPSTFLLPELISPKGCWTKRKPDRAEKKDIQQGWKLAKALGCLDIGQCLVISNGTVLAVEAIDGTDATIERGGRLSRGNGATVVKLSKPHQDLRFDLPASGSTTIETMHRSGVNMLVLEAEKSISFDREKMIALANKYNICITAVTEDEIHE; the protein is encoded by the coding sequence ATGAACGATCCCGAAGGCAATAGTTGTTCTTCTCACATCGGTCTGATTGCCGGCGGCGGCCAATTCCCGCTGCTTTTCACCCGGAAGGCACATGAACACGGATATCAAGTGATCGGGGCAGGATTTCGCAGTGAAACCGATCCCCAGCTTGCCGAGCTGACCCACCGGTTTGAATGGCTCTATCTTGGGCAGCTGAGTAAATTGATCCGTTATTTTAAATCCCATGGTGTCACCAGGGCACTGCTCATGGGCTCCATCAGTAAGGCCAATATTTTCAAAGATATCAGACCGGACTTCAAAGCCCTTGCCTTTATCGCCAAAACAGCAGGGACGCATGATGATAATATCCTTTCATCCTTTGCGGACTTTCTGGAAAAGCAGGGCATTACCCTGGTGCCGTCGACCTTTCTTCTGCCTGAACTTATCAGTCCCAAAGGATGCTGGACAAAGCGGAAACCTGACAGGGCGGAAAAAAAAGATATACAGCAGGGTTGGAAGCTTGCCAAAGCCTTAGGCTGTCTAGACATCGGTCAGTGCCTTGTTATCTCCAATGGAACCGTTCTTGCTGTAGAAGCCATTGACGGCACGGACGCCACCATAGAGCGGGGAGGACGGCTGAGCCGGGGCAATGGGGCCACCGTTGTAAAATTATCCAAACCTCATCAGGATTTACGCTTTGATCTGCCTGCATCCGGATCTACCACTATTGAAACCATGCACCGATCCGGCGTAAACATGCTTGTGCTTGAAGCTGAGAAATCAATTTCATTTGACCGTGAAAAAATGATTGCCCTTGCAAATAAATATAATATCTGCATAACAGCGGTGACCGAGGATGAGATCCATGAGTGA
- the lpxA gene encoding acyl-ACP--UDP-N-acetylglucosamine O-acyltransferase, which produces MIQSIHPTAIIDSSARIDENVTIGPYTIVKGDVTIGSGTTIGPYCTIDDHVTIGPDCNIFQYASIGGAPQDLKFHGETTYLTIGRGSIIREFVTINRGTGVGGGLTQVGEENYLMAYTHIAHDCKTGKGVILANNSTLGGHIEIGNYATVGGLVAIHQFVKIGDYAYIGGKSGVVKDIPPYVIAAGDRATLHGLNNVGLKRHHFDPSVIRQLKKAYRIFFRIGLTVTQAVERTKAEVEQLPEIVSFLEFIKNSNRGITR; this is translated from the coding sequence ATGATTCAATCCATTCACCCAACGGCAATTATTGATTCCTCTGCCAGGATAGATGAAAATGTCACTATTGGCCCCTATACCATTGTCAAAGGCGATGTAACCATTGGCTCCGGTACAACCATCGGTCCTTACTGCACCATTGATGACCATGTTACCATAGGCCCGGACTGTAATATTTTTCAGTATGCCTCCATCGGCGGCGCCCCCCAGGACCTTAAATTTCATGGCGAGACCACCTATCTTACCATTGGCAGGGGGTCCATTATCCGTGAATTTGTCACCATTAACAGAGGTACGGGGGTTGGTGGCGGGCTTACGCAGGTCGGTGAGGAAAATTATCTGATGGCTTACACCCACATCGCCCATGACTGCAAAACCGGCAAAGGTGTCATTCTTGCCAACAACTCCACCCTTGGAGGACACATTGAAATCGGAAACTATGCCACGGTAGGCGGCCTTGTGGCCATTCATCAGTTTGTTAAAATCGGGGACTATGCCTACATCGGCGGTAAATCCGGTGTGGTAAAAGACATTCCGCCCTATGTCATTGCCGCAGGTGACAGGGCCACCCTGCATGGTCTTAATAATGTGGGGCTCAAGCGCCATCATTTTGATCCCTCCGTCATCCGTCAGTTGAAAAAAGCATACCGGATATTTTTTCGGATCGGATTGACAGTGACCCAGGCCGTCGAGAGAACCAAGGCAGAAGTTGAACAACTCCCTGAGATCGTATCTTTCTTAGAATTCATAAAAAATTCCAACCGGGGGATTACACGTTAA
- the lpxD gene encoding UDP-3-O-(3-hydroxymyristoyl)glucosamine N-acyltransferase, whose protein sequence is MLTAEQIAAMVNARTHGDPGKTISGVSSFDDAGPKDLTFAVDHSFFSRLNETKAGIILVPNEAPAVSGITLLYSDNPKLAFFKIVAHLMPAEPLKEFIHPSAVIADDCIIGDSTCIEAHVSIGQGSTIGNHVHIMANTVIGKQCRIDDACRISPNVTLADKTRIGRQSIIHPNSVIGSDGFGFVQDGHAHAKLLHTGRVHIGDCCEIGACNTIDRGTLGITRIGNGVKTDNQVHIAHNVKIGDNTLIVAQVGIAGSTTIGRDVIIAGKAGISGHLNIGDGAIIGPYAGVADDVPPGNVVSGIPHMPHKIWLKVSRIIPRLPSLRTRLLSIEKRVKKLESSSTEQP, encoded by the coding sequence ATGCTTACTGCAGAACAAATAGCTGCGATGGTCAACGCCCGGACACATGGGGATCCGGGCAAAACCATTTCCGGGGTATCCTCCTTTGACGATGCCGGGCCCAAGGATCTGACTTTTGCGGTGGATCACTCTTTTTTTTCCCGGCTGAACGAAACAAAGGCGGGAATCATCCTTGTTCCCAACGAAGCCCCTGCGGTTTCCGGTATCACACTTCTTTACAGCGATAATCCGAAACTTGCTTTTTTTAAGATTGTGGCGCATCTAATGCCTGCAGAGCCGTTGAAGGAATTTATTCACCCTTCGGCTGTTATTGCAGATGACTGCATTATTGGTGATAGCACATGCATTGAGGCACATGTCAGTATAGGGCAGGGCAGCACCATCGGTAATCATGTCCACATCATGGCCAATACGGTGATCGGAAAGCAGTGCCGGATCGACGATGCCTGCCGAATCAGCCCCAATGTCACCCTGGCAGATAAAACACGGATCGGCAGACAGTCCATTATTCATCCCAATTCAGTCATCGGCTCTGACGGGTTTGGATTTGTCCAGGACGGACACGCACATGCCAAGCTGTTACATACAGGGCGGGTCCATATTGGTGATTGTTGTGAAATCGGTGCCTGCAACACCATTGACAGGGGTACTTTAGGAATAACCCGCATCGGCAACGGGGTTAAAACGGACAATCAGGTCCATATCGCCCACAATGTTAAAATCGGAGATAATACACTGATCGTCGCCCAGGTGGGTATTGCCGGGAGTACCACCATCGGCCGAGATGTTATTATTGCAGGCAAAGCCGGTATTTCCGGGCACCTGAATATAGGAGACGGCGCTATTATCGGTCCTTATGCCGGCGTTGCAGATGATGTTCCCCCGGGCAATGTCGTTTCAGGCATCCCCCACATGCCCCATAAAATATGGCTCAAAGTATCCCGTATCATACCCCGCCTGCCCAGTTTAAGAACACGACTGCTTTCCATTGAAAAACGGGTAAAAAAGCTCGAAAGCAGCAGTACGGAGCAACCATGA
- a CDS encoding OmpH family outer membrane protein: MKKKILFPAVLIIATMFTCSAFAADTTKIGVVNFEKIIQESSAGKVMQKDLKAKLEQLQGKLQAEDKKFQDMSAALEREALVLSSEKKLERQRELRDKADDLKKMNADYTQEMNIMQNKRVNQIQKDVFDITNKIGKAQGYIVIIERKRAGVIYAADKMDITDEIIKEYNSIYAKKK, translated from the coding sequence ATGAAAAAAAAAATTCTATTTCCGGCAGTTTTGATTATTGCCACAATGTTCACCTGCAGTGCGTTTGCAGCTGATACCACTAAAATAGGTGTGGTCAATTTTGAGAAAATAATACAAGAATCAAGTGCCGGCAAAGTGATGCAGAAAGACCTCAAGGCTAAACTTGAACAACTTCAGGGAAAACTTCAGGCCGAGGATAAAAAATTTCAAGATATGTCAGCGGCGTTAGAGCGTGAAGCCCTTGTGCTCAGCTCTGAAAAAAAACTTGAGCGCCAAAGGGAACTTCGGGACAAAGCGGATGATCTGAAAAAGATGAATGCCGACTATACCCAGGAAATGAACATTATGCAAAACAAACGGGTGAATCAAATACAGAAAGATGTCTTTGACATCACCAACAAGATAGGAAAGGCACAAGGGTATATTGTGATCATTGAAAGAAAGAGGGCAGGTGTTATCTATGCTGCAGATAAGATGGATATCACTGATGAGATAATCAAAGAATACAATTCAATTTACGCTAAGAAAAAATAA
- the bamA gene encoding outer membrane protein assembly factor BamA — protein MKHIKFSVLLATVFCLWGTGLLSAEERVAVALFPFHVQAKQSDEKIAPALSKMLKEKFEKDGATVVVRNVFVDTTDWNYEQFRQEGVRLGVDWILTGDIFIAGQAVSIDAQMHNVHKKQAPLTFFSQSPSLSDLYAGMTSLEKDIIGELFQQKIISAITIKGNVRVDADAIQRVISSRKGDLLNPTTLGNDLSSVYKMGYFDDVVIKKENMDKGVEVIFEVREKPSVRNIRFENNHVYEEQELFEVIGTSTGSILNAYKLNTDVDKLKRLYYEKNYYNCGISYEVKPLKNHQADIIFKIDEGEKVKITKIEFEGNKYFDDDDIKDEMKIKEKGFWSFITSSGELNETELDNDVLRIESFYNNNGFINVKVSDPVVNMGTEEITIQFRIDEGEQYKNGVVHVTGDILTTEEELLALLVSQKSELYNRELIRKDMITLNDFYANQGYANVRVTPRADKNDEDAIVNISFDIDKGSLVYFNRIIITGNKKTRDKVIRRELAIDEQGLYSMAKIQRSNRNLVFKDYFQNIDIKPVKTEEENRRDVQITVEEKPTGNFSFGGGFSSDDGAFGQVSVEERNLFGKGQTGKFTIRMSGENALYNIGFTEPWLFDRAISAGFDIYKFENEYDYYEKDAMGLTLRAASRRFWDYTTIGLIYNIEKFDIEDVESDYTSVSAGNYLTSSITPYASYDSRNHSFLSTKGMYHKLSIEYAGEFLGGEIDFTKYLGESALFFPLFWKFSAGIYAKGGYLDDRTNGDPDIDWERFYLGGINSIRGFDDTDINGTRNNSSIEVGGEKYFQFNIEMMFPIVEEQAVYGVFFYDRGDVYNNGEDIDFGNQFSSSGFELRWNSPMGPIRLAYGIVIDGKDVKSTGDGQFDFSIGAFF, from the coding sequence ATGAAACATATTAAGTTCAGTGTATTACTCGCGACGGTGTTCTGCCTTTGGGGAACAGGCCTTTTGTCTGCCGAGGAGCGCGTCGCAGTGGCATTATTTCCCTTTCATGTCCAGGCAAAACAGTCTGATGAAAAAATTGCGCCGGCCCTGTCGAAAATGTTGAAGGAAAAATTTGAAAAAGACGGCGCGACCGTAGTGGTTAGAAATGTTTTTGTTGATACAACGGACTGGAACTATGAGCAATTTCGTCAGGAGGGTGTCCGTTTAGGTGTTGACTGGATCCTTACCGGTGACATTTTTATAGCCGGACAGGCTGTGAGCATTGATGCGCAGATGCACAATGTGCACAAGAAACAGGCACCCTTAACCTTTTTCTCACAATCACCAAGCCTATCGGACTTGTATGCCGGTATGACCTCTCTGGAAAAAGATATTATCGGCGAACTGTTTCAGCAGAAAATCATTTCGGCTATTACCATCAAAGGCAATGTGCGTGTTGATGCAGATGCCATCCAGAGGGTCATCTCATCCCGAAAAGGCGATCTTCTAAATCCTACTACGTTAGGCAATGATCTGAGCAGCGTGTATAAAATGGGGTATTTTGATGATGTGGTCATCAAAAAAGAGAACATGGATAAGGGGGTTGAGGTTATTTTTGAAGTCCGGGAAAAACCCAGTGTCCGTAATATTCGCTTTGAAAATAATCATGTTTATGAAGAACAAGAGTTATTTGAAGTCATAGGAACGTCAACCGGGTCCATTCTCAATGCATATAAGCTGAATACTGATGTGGATAAACTTAAACGCCTCTATTATGAAAAAAATTATTATAACTGCGGGATTTCATATGAGGTCAAACCATTGAAAAATCACCAGGCGGATATTATTTTCAAAATCGACGAAGGTGAAAAAGTAAAAATTACTAAAATTGAATTTGAGGGTAATAAATATTTCGACGATGATGATATCAAAGATGAGATGAAGATCAAGGAAAAGGGATTCTGGTCATTTATAACATCTTCGGGAGAACTCAACGAAACAGAACTTGACAATGATGTGCTTCGCATAGAATCTTTTTATAACAACAACGGATTTATCAATGTCAAGGTATCCGATCCCGTAGTGAATATGGGAACAGAAGAGATTACCATTCAGTTTAGAATTGATGAGGGTGAACAATATAAAAATGGTGTGGTTCATGTTACAGGGGATATTCTTACCACCGAAGAAGAGCTTTTAGCGCTTCTGGTTTCCCAAAAATCTGAATTGTATAACAGGGAACTTATTCGCAAGGATATGATTACCCTGAATGATTTTTATGCCAACCAGGGTTATGCAAATGTCAGGGTCACCCCAAGAGCAGATAAGAATGATGAGGACGCAATTGTAAATATAAGCTTTGACATTGATAAGGGTTCGCTTGTTTACTTTAACCGGATCATTATTACCGGTAATAAAAAAACCAGAGACAAAGTCATCCGAAGAGAGCTTGCCATTGATGAGCAAGGTCTTTACAGCATGGCAAAAATCCAACGTTCGAACAGGAACCTGGTGTTCAAAGACTATTTTCAGAATATCGACATCAAACCGGTTAAAACCGAAGAAGAAAATAGACGGGACGTTCAGATCACCGTTGAAGAAAAACCCACGGGAAATTTTTCATTCGGCGGCGGTTTCTCAAGTGATGACGGGGCATTCGGTCAGGTTTCCGTTGAAGAGCGTAACCTTTTCGGAAAAGGGCAGACAGGTAAATTTACCATTCGGATGTCTGGCGAAAATGCGTTGTATAATATCGGCTTCACTGAACCCTGGTTGTTTGACAGAGCTATTTCAGCCGGATTTGATATCTATAAATTTGAAAACGAATACGATTATTATGAAAAGGACGCCATGGGCCTCACCCTGCGCGCTGCCTCGCGCCGATTCTGGGACTACACCACCATTGGTTTAATTTACAACATTGAGAAGTTCGATATTGAAGATGTGGAATCCGATTATACATCGGTGAGTGCAGGCAATTATCTTACCTCCAGTATTACACCTTATGCCAGTTATGATTCAAGAAACCACAGTTTTTTGTCCACGAAGGGTATGTATCACAAATTGTCCATTGAATATGCCGGTGAATTTTTAGGTGGTGAGATTGATTTTACCAAATATCTTGGTGAATCCGCTTTGTTTTTTCCTTTGTTCTGGAAATTTTCAGCTGGCATCTACGCCAAGGGCGGTTATCTTGATGACAGGACTAATGGGGATCCGGACATTGACTGGGAGCGCTTTTATCTTGGGGGTATCAACTCCATCAGAGGGTTTGACGATACGGACATCAACGGTACCAGAAACAACTCTTCCATTGAGGTCGGTGGTGAAAAATATTTCCAGTTCAATATTGAAATGATGTTCCCCATTGTAGAGGAACAGGCGGTTTACGGTGTCTTTTTCTACGACAGAGGCGATGTATATAACAACGGTGAAGATATTGATTTTGGCAATCAATTTTCCAGTTCAGGCTTTGAGCTTAGATGGAACTCTCCCATGGGGCCCATCAGACTGGCCTATGGTATTGTTATAGATGGTAAGGATGTTAAGAGTACCGGTGATGGTCAGTTTGATTTTTCAATTGGTGCATTTTTTTAA
- a CDS encoding ABC transporter ATP-binding protein → MGDPPLIQLHGVSRSFVSKTAALDILHKADISIQQGETIAIVGASGIGKSTLLNIIGTLDKPDEGRQFFSGEDILGYNDEKLAAFRNKNIGFVFQFHYLLKGFTAVENVMLPGLIGGKSKKTIEKHAVNMLERVQLGSRIEYRVEDLSGGEQQRVAIARALVMGPALLLADEPTGNLDQKNSSAVHQLLKELNQEMGMTIIVVTHNSDLAGLMKRRLTLKDGKIVPVLK, encoded by the coding sequence ATGGGTGATCCGCCGTTGATTCAACTGCATGGGGTTTCACGGTCTTTTGTATCCAAAACAGCTGCGCTGGACATTCTGCACAAGGCAGATATATCCATACAACAGGGGGAGACCATTGCCATCGTCGGGGCTTCAGGTATTGGAAAATCCACTCTGCTTAACATCATCGGCACCCTTGACAAGCCTGATGAGGGGCGCCAGTTCTTCAGCGGTGAAGATATCCTGGGGTACAATGATGAAAAGCTTGCTGCCTTTAGAAACAAAAATATTGGTTTTGTTTTTCAATTTCACTATTTGCTCAAGGGATTTACAGCCGTTGAAAATGTGATGCTGCCTGGGCTGATAGGTGGTAAATCTAAAAAAACTATTGAAAAACATGCAGTAAATATGCTTGAAAGGGTACAACTTGGTTCCCGAATCGAATACAGGGTGGAAGATCTGTCCGGCGGTGAGCAACAGCGGGTAGCCATTGCCAGGGCACTCGTCATGGGACCGGCCCTGCTGCTCGCTGATGAGCCCACCGGCAATCTGGATCAAAAGAACAGCAGTGCGGTTCACCAACTCTTGAAAGAACTTAACCAGGAAATGGGAATGACTATTATCGTGGTCACCCACAATTCAGATCTGGCCGGTTTAATGAAAAGAAGGCTAACGTTGAAAGACGGGAAAATCGTACCGGTGTTAAAGTAA
- a CDS encoding lipoprotein-releasing ABC transporter permease subunit, with the protein MGAEFFIAGKYLRAKRKEGFISLITLLSVAGVLLGVMALVVVIAVMSGSETEFRKRILGLEPHVLIMNYSGHFSPDPDMEDTLRQTPGVTAVSPILFGQAMIRTADSFSGIIIRGIEPEKGAALIKGYTPEALDHALNQATITKGLPGIILGQSLADAVRVAQGDRVILMSTSGIISPMGQIPSMKQFVVTGTFKSGMSEYDSSLAYARLDQVQALVSAKGKISAFGIWTDQIFKVKDLSQDELGFINYPYYLRNWMDINHSLFSALKLEKTAMFVILTLIILVAAFNIASALIMMVMEKTRDIAVLKAMGATNSMIRRIFIIKGMIIGIIGTGIGTTLGVVICYILKRYEFIKLPEAYPFSTLPVQLEYSDVILTAVSALLICFLSTLYPSYKASRMNPVEAIRYG; encoded by the coding sequence GTGGGGGCAGAATTTTTTATAGCCGGAAAATATCTGCGGGCTAAACGCAAGGAGGGATTTATTTCCCTGATCACTCTTTTGTCCGTGGCCGGTGTCCTTCTCGGCGTGATGGCATTGGTGGTGGTTATTGCCGTCATGAGCGGATCTGAAACAGAATTTAGAAAGAGAATTCTTGGATTGGAGCCCCATGTTCTAATCATGAATTATTCCGGCCATTTTAGCCCTGATCCGGATATGGAGGATACGCTCAGGCAGACCCCCGGGGTCACAGCCGTCTCTCCCATTTTATTTGGCCAGGCAATGATACGCACGGCCGACTCTTTTTCCGGTATTATTATCAGAGGTATTGAACCGGAAAAAGGGGCTGCACTGATCAAAGGATACACGCCCGAAGCCCTTGATCACGCATTGAACCAGGCAACGATTACAAAAGGTCTTCCCGGTATTATTCTTGGCCAGTCGCTGGCCGATGCCGTTCGGGTGGCTCAAGGAGACCGTGTGATCCTTATGTCAACATCGGGCATTATCTCGCCCATGGGGCAGATTCCCTCCATGAAGCAGTTTGTGGTCACCGGCACCTTTAAATCCGGCATGTCGGAATACGATTCCAGTCTGGCCTACGCCCGGCTGGATCAGGTTCAGGCCCTTGTGTCTGCCAAAGGTAAAATTTCCGCTTTCGGCATCTGGACCGATCAGATCTTCAAGGTAAAAGATTTAAGCCAAGACGAACTTGGATTCATTAACTATCCGTATTACCTGCGCAACTGGATGGATATCAACCACAGTCTTTTTTCAGCGCTTAAACTTGAAAAAACCGCCATGTTTGTCATTTTAACGCTGATTATCCTTGTGGCGGCGTTTAATATTGCTTCTGCACTAATCATGATGGTTATGGAAAAAACCCGTGATATTGCCGTATTAAAAGCAATGGGTGCCACAAATTCCATGATCCGCCGTATTTTTATCATAAAAGGGATGATTATCGGCATAATCGGCACGGGTATTGGAACAACGCTCGGGGTGGTTATTTGTTACATCCTTAAACGGTACGAATTTATCAAGCTGCCTGAGGCATATCCTTTTTCCACACTCCCGGTTCAGCTTGAATATTCGGATGTCATTTTAACCGCTGTCTCCGCCCTACTGATTTGTTTTCTGTCCACCCTGTATCCCTCTTATAAGGCGTCGCGAATGAATCCGGTGGAGGCTATAAGATATGGGTGA
- the lysS gene encoding lysine--tRNA ligase encodes MDNKTSNLLDIRKEKINELKTEGISLYPNDFKPDHRVCEVKDIIEQNAETLGENGRKFCLAGRMMAINKMGKSSFVRFQDAGEQMQVYIQKNKVGDDIYALFKKLDIGDFIGVEGPLFQTRTGEWTLLAESFRLLSKSVRPLPEKFHGIKDPEKRYRQRYLDLIMNENTRQIFKKRSAIVAAMRRFFDENGFMEVETPMMQTLPGGAEATPFKTWHNALGMELYLRIAPELYLKRLVVGGFEKVFEINRNFRNEGVSTRHNPEFTMVEFYQAYATYEDLMNLTEEMFCDIVTQISGDTRIEYQGLTIDFAKGWKRISMIDSLSEIGGVDPAIVNDTQALLAHAEKENIQIAKKDRHGKVMTKLFDALVEPKLIQPTFITGYPVEVSPLSRKSEADPELTDRFELFIAGREIANGFSEINDPEDQYNRFIMQVRQRDEGNDEAHIMDTEYVEALEYGMPPTAGEGIGIDRLVMLLTDAASIREVILFPHMKNQ; translated from the coding sequence ATGGATAACAAAACAAGCAACCTTCTTGATATTCGCAAAGAAAAGATAAACGAGCTGAAAACCGAAGGCATAAGCCTTTATCCCAATGATTTCAAACCGGATCATAGGGTTTGTGAAGTAAAGGACATTATAGAACAAAATGCGGAAACCCTGGGCGAGAATGGCCGCAAATTCTGCCTGGCGGGCCGTATGATGGCCATTAATAAAATGGGGAAATCCTCATTTGTCCGGTTTCAGGATGCTGGTGAGCAGATGCAGGTATATATTCAGAAAAACAAGGTGGGAGATGATATATATGCTTTGTTTAAAAAGCTGGATATTGGTGATTTCATCGGTGTTGAGGGGCCTTTGTTCCAGACAAGAACCGGTGAATGGACCCTGCTTGCTGAAAGCTTTAGGCTTTTATCCAAATCCGTAAGGCCGCTGCCTGAAAAATTTCACGGCATCAAGGATCCTGAAAAAAGATATCGCCAGCGGTACCTTGATCTGATCATGAATGAAAATACCCGGCAGATTTTTAAAAAACGAAGTGCCATTGTGGCTGCCATGAGACGTTTTTTTGATGAAAACGGATTCATGGAGGTGGAAACACCCATGATGCAGACATTGCCCGGCGGTGCCGAAGCTACTCCTTTTAAAACCTGGCACAATGCCCTGGGCATGGAACTTTACCTGCGTATTGCCCCGGAATTGTACCTGAAACGACTGGTGGTGGGCGGATTTGAAAAGGTCTTTGAAATTAACCGGAATTTCAGAAATGAAGGGGTCTCCACCCGGCATAATCCGGAATTCACCATGGTCGAGTTCTATCAGGCCTATGCCACTTATGAAGATCTGATGAACCTGACCGAAGAGATGTTTTGCGACATTGTCACCCAGATTTCCGGGGACACCCGCATTGAATACCAGGGGCTTACCATTGATTTTGCCAAGGGCTGGAAACGCATCTCCATGATAGACTCCTTATCTGAAATCGGAGGCGTTGATCCGGCCATTGTCAATGATACCCAGGCCTTGCTTGCACATGCTGAAAAGGAAAATATTCAAATCGCCAAAAAGGATCGTCACGGCAAAGTGATGACCAAGCTTTTTGATGCACTTGTGGAGCCCAAGCTGATCCAGCCCACGTTCATTACCGGATATCCGGTCGAAGTCTCTCCTCTGTCAAGGAAAAGCGAAGCTGATCCGGAACTTACGGACCGGTTTGAATTGTTCATTGCCGGAAGGGAAATTGCCAACGGATTTTCTGAAATCAATGACCCTGAAGATCAGTATAACCGTTTTATTATGCAGGTGCGTCAGCGTGATGAGGGCAATGATGAAGCCCATATCATGGATACGGAGTATGTCGAAGCCCTGGAATACGGAATGCCGCCTACAGCAGGCGAGGGGATCGGTATTGACCGTCTTGTCATGCTGCTTACAGATGCTGCCTCCATACGCGAGGTGATTCTTTTTCCACATATGAAAAATCAATAA
- a CDS encoding CoB--CoM heterodisulfide reductase iron-sulfur subunit B family protein, producing MKYALFSGCRTGFDIPQHPKSAKAVLSRLNVEVEELDFGCCGYPVKEKNLDAFLLLAIRNLAIAQAHNLPVLTLCKCCFGSLKQAEYHFKNDPDKQAMINWLLQKEGLYYDGGVKIHHMLTLLDREIDEGLIRQSITRPLDGIKVAPSYGCHALRPSTITGFDEHPDAPTIFERIITLTGAEPVNWSKRLECCGNPLLDKNTPLADGFILAKYETAEQEGADIICTACNYCHMQFEHGRKLILKSGSSTPLPAILLTQLLGRAMGLEKGWTGVETRA from the coding sequence ATGAAGTACGCGCTATTCTCAGGATGCAGAACCGGATTTGACATTCCCCAGCACCCAAAGTCTGCCAAAGCAGTTTTATCCAGGCTCAATGTTGAGGTGGAAGAGCTTGATTTTGGCTGTTGCGGATACCCTGTTAAAGAGAAAAATCTGGATGCCTTTCTTTTGCTGGCCATACGGAACCTGGCCATCGCCCAGGCCCATAATCTGCCTGTACTGACCCTGTGCAAGTGCTGTTTTGGCTCCCTTAAACAGGCAGAATATCATTTTAAAAATGATCCCGACAAACAAGCCATGATCAACTGGCTATTGCAAAAGGAAGGACTGTATTATGACGGGGGTGTCAAAATCCATCACATGCTGACCCTGCTGGACCGGGAGATTGATGAAGGCCTTATACGTCAAAGCATCACCCGTCCCCTTGACGGGATAAAAGTGGCCCCAAGCTACGGCTGTCATGCGCTGCGTCCCTCAACCATCACCGGGTTCGATGAGCACCCCGATGCACCGACGATATTTGAACGGATTATCACACTGACCGGGGCGGAACCTGTAAACTGGTCCAAACGCCTGGAATGCTGCGGCAATCCCTTATTGGATAAAAACACCCCTCTGGCCGATGGCTTTATCCTGGCAAAATATGAAACAGCAGAACAGGAAGGGGCGGATATAATCTGTACGGCATGTAATTATTGCCACATGCAATTTGAACACGGCCGGAAGCTTATCCTGAAATCCGGATCAAGCACCCCCCTTCCCGCCATTCTTCTTACACAATTGCTGGGCCGGGCCATGGGGCTTGAAAAGGGTTGGACAGGGGTAGAAACGAGAGCCTGA